In Rhodamnia argentea isolate NSW1041297 chromosome 1, ASM2092103v1, whole genome shotgun sequence, the genomic window ACCCACAGGAATGCCCACATGCTTCTTCCTGTGAAACCCTTCACACAGGCCTATTCCGCCATCAACACCACCACAGAAGGAGACGATGGCCTGGGGATGAAGACGAGTATAGTCGAGATGCAACCTTTGTCTCACACACACAGGCTCCTCCACCCACATCCTCACCAACCCCACACCCACCACCACAGACAGAGCCATGAGCAGAGTCAAGACCATGCAGACATGGGCGGAGGCGATGAAGCCGAGGCCGAGCCTCttgaggaggagggagaggttGGAGGGGACCTGGTGAACAGCGGACTCGACGGAGTCCTTGGTCTCCTCGGCGCGATGGTAAGAGTCGTGGGCCAAGGAGAGGAGACAGAAGATCGGGGACAAGAGAGACACGACGCACTTGTATATAAGCTCTGCTTGCAGGAGAAGGAGTCTTGTGAACCAGTGGGATtccggtggcggcggcggcggtgttTCACATGTGGGGTCTTCGTACAAcatccattcttcttcttcatcctccattggaGTTTGCTATTAGCTCTGTGTTTCTGtacgagagaagagagagagagtggtggcCAGGTGGGGACGCAAATGCATGGCAAGATACAGGGGAGACTGAGCGACGTGGTGCTTTGGAAGAGTTACAAGCTGACATGTGTCCCTTGCTGCTGACCAACATTTGTCTTCTCGTTTTTATACAAACATCATCAATTGGAATATGTTGCCTCAGGTTTCATTAAGAAGATGTCTCCAACTTGCTTTAAATTATGACGTTTCTCTCACAGTCAGACCGGCAACTTAAGAATCACAAAGGAATCATTCTACAATCCTTTCTGAAGCGGACTCCCCCTAAAAACGCCCCCACTATTGGGTTGCACAATCACAAGCAAATCAAATTATGCGTCTTCGCAGAGGCGCCTCCTGCTATACTTTGCACCTAGCTCTGCTACAGGAGAGTATCTGTCGAGAGtcaaaatcaagccattctTAAGTGGCAGCATCTTTTTGCCTTCACGAAAACTTGCTTTTATGACCCAATGATTGATCATAGTCCTCTTTATTGTTATCTCCGGCACATTCTCTTGTCAGGATTGGTCAGATCTAACACTCTCAGATCAAATTACCCGAGTCACATCACATGTACCCCTAGAGAAAATGATGGTGCACAATTGTCCCAGCTTTTCACCCTATTCGTCGGAAAAAAGGCAATTCCCAGGCCACGAGGACATTCCACTTTAACATCATAGCCATCTAGACTAAGAGAAAAACCACACAGAAGATAAAGTGATCGGCTCAGTTACAATGCAACAGCGTTAAAGCTCTTGCTTAGATCCTTCATCTTGGTATTCATTGTGAATTCGCCGTGATCAGCTCATGACAATGCAGAAAGACTGAAAGATCTATACAAAGATAGTTTTCTCAATGGTGTGATTTTTATCCCTTCGCCTTTCTTAAGTACGCTAGCCTGCAAGAACCTCGAGAGCAGCCACTGCTCGTACATCTGAAAACATGTCATGTATCAATATTTCACATTGAGGTAACATGAGATTCTCCCCTTTTGCCGTGGACGTCACAAGCATATTCATCAACCTTGTCAACCAACAGGCAGTAAATAATCTACGACCAAGCTGACATTATGACTCGGTTACTGCGGCCGAACTCAAGAACAGGACAGTGCATTTCCCCATTTATCACTCTGCTATCACCCTAGCATAGACAAATACCACCAACCAGCCTTCACGACCCTACGTAAAAGCAATCGGACTTTAGCTAGGAAGACCATCAAACCGCATTTTGATTGTCGCCACATGGTGAAAACAGAGGATCAAGCAGAAGATATTCCTCGTGTGACACAACTTGAGGTCAATCCACTCCAAGACATGCGAAAAGAAATTGAATCTATAATTCACTCCATCACAGCTACATCTTAACATCCAAGTTCAGTTAAAGATGACACATAAGACAGCAGAAAGAAAAGATTGCATGCAGGATGAGAGATTTTTCCAGTTCCTTCATATTATGCACATGGCTATCACTTCCAGGAACAAAAATCCTCGTCCTCATTGATGTAGCTCATACATAAAGAGTACGCATATTCAAGCAACATGAAGCGTTGGCATAGTATCTGCTAGTGATCAAGTCAGCAAATTGATGCATTTTCTAAGCATGGAATAGCAGTAAATGATACCAATTCGAAAAACACCGTCACTTGATTGAGTGAGACAGAGGAGAGTGAAATTTCGTGTGTAGGGGTGAAATCCGGAGATCCACGATGGAAGGCCAAAAGAGGTTAGCTGTTTATCATACACTTCTGGCAGATTGTCCGTTCGTGGGTCATCCGGTATCACTTTAACCCATCACTTGATCGATTATATGTCCACTGGTCATCTGGTATTGCTTTTACTAGAAATACTTTCTCAATGGATCAGCCATCTTTAATTCAGAAAACATGAGACCAAATCTAACAGTACCCACAAAACAACTCTTCAGAAGGAAGAAGAGTTATAACACCAACGCCCGCATATTGGATCACACAGATCCATAAACAGTAAGTAGGCGCAGGAATTCGAAAGTACATCATCGACATGAGCACATAACGATGTAACAACTAAGACAGGACACTTCATCTCGATCATTGATAATAGGCGACTCTAAGACATCATAGTCCGAGACATATAATATACATCAAGCTTAGCCAAAGAAGACAGCGTTTGAAAGATGGACAATCaaacccctttctctctctcccccccccaaCCTCCCACTCCTACCACAACTCCCTTCATCCAGTTAACATCACACCATCAAATCCAACAGCAAGACAACGATAGAACAGAGCCGTGACCGGCTTTCGACAGAGTCGGGAGCTCCAATCACTTCTTGTGACTACCTCGGATGCCGGGGCGAGTCTTGGACGTATCGCCGTTGAGGGAGGCGTGGAGGTTGATGAGCTTGGACTCGTCGAAGGGGATCTTGGGATGGCGAGCGTCGTGGTGAATCTGCATGGACTTGACATCGGGGCAGGTGGTCTTGCAGTTGGGGCACTCGTACTTGGCGTGGCCGCCCTTCTCGATGCCCGACCGGTCGGCGAGGCCGGCCTTGCCGCCGCCCCTGTTGGTGGTGGCGGCGTCGACCTTGGCCGCGATCTCCTTGGCGGTGTGCTTCTTCGGCTTGGCCTTGCCGGTCATTGGCGATCGATCGCGGAACCCTCAAGGGAGGAAAAAACCCTAATCGACGAATTTTGCAAATTGCAATGgtaaggggagagagagattgacgCGCACAAGGAGAGTGTGTGTCTGTATATATAGAGGGGGGGAAGGGTCTTATCGCTCGTGGCTTTCAAGAGGGGTGATCATATGCGGTGAGGTGTACCGCAATGGGCTTTGGAGCCCCTTGTTCATGTTTTGGGATTAACCCTAGTAAGCCTGTCTTTTCAAATCCTCCCACTTTAATCGGGTCGGATCGGAACCGGCGGGACGGACGGAGGGATCGGGTGGTGTATCCCATGGCAGTCGCGGTACAAGCATGTAAGTACGTGAACGGTCTCGGGTGATATCGGTCACTGGAGAATGAAAATAGATGGCGGGTTAGGATTAgacttccccttccccttccccttcccctatTTCCCTATTTAGCATGAGAGAGATGGGGATTGATTAGTAGGGCAAAAAACTCCTCGAGATGCATCAATGGCCGGAGGAACGGTCGTCGCCAGTCAAATTAGTGTAACGGATCCactagtaaattttcaaatgaaacGCGCGAAAAATAGTGCATAAATTGAATCCGGTTCGAAAGAAGGATGTCCGAACAAATGAGCTCCTCAGTAATTCAATGTTTTCGGTTCTGCCAAAGTGGTAGAACTAACAAACTGAGAGCTATCAATTTGGTTCATCAAGCATGGCTGATATGAAATTCGGGACAGATATAGTAAAACTTCACAGTTAGAGATGGGCAGGCTTGGAGACCCCCATCTTGGTCAGGCACACCAATCCTAATCCGAAACTCCTCTAACCATTCACAACATCATCTTGTTGCAGACAGGACGTGATGGCAATGTGTGCTGCTGTTGATCAATGTCCGAATCGACCAATCAATTTGCTGTCGATCGATCCAATCTTTCTCATTCTACTCGCCGGGCGACTTCCTACAGAATTCacccttcatttctttttctgggtCAAAACATTGTGTCGGTTCGCTGGTAACCAACAGATGCAACTGCCTGCTATTCTGGGAAATACTATTTGATTACTGCATAATCAAGCCATATCGATTGAACTCTGTAAATTTGGACGAGATCCAGAATAAGAAGCTTCTTAGTCCACCAAAGCAATGGTGATACTATATAATATCATATCTTGCCTATGATTCAAGCTTCATCTGGGATACAGTTTTCTTTTTACACAAATTAAATACGGGAGAAAGGTCTGAACTGACACCAAACATAACTCATCAGCATCATCCGCACGAAGAGGAGCAGTTCTCGCCTACGCGGTTGATCTGGAATGCTCAGGCTGTGCTAAACAAGCATCGGCAGAAGAGGGAAAGAGCAGATCATGCTGGTCGGGAGAGTGGAGCGGCTCGTGATCGGGAGGGACGAGACGATCCCAGCCCTTGATGGGGTCGAGGGCTGCACATCCATCCCATCCGATGTGGGTCACATGCTTCACGTCTGTTGGGAGTCCAATTTCTATCTCCATCTCCTCCCCTTCCATGTCTTCCTCCTTGTACACTGAAACCATCAACTGGTTCTTATGACATGAAATCATGCTGGGAAATATAAGGTAAGATGATGAAACTTTTATAGAACTTGTCCCTAGATGTTTTTGGAAGTGGTGCTGCTGATAATGTCAGTATGTCATTGACAGGGCCAACTACATTTTCAGATGATCTTTGTCTAGTGAATTTACTTCATTAGACTGTTTTCCATGTCTTTCTAGCAGCAACACATTGAACGAACAAGTTATTATGTGTCTGAGAAAAATCTATAATGCCGACGGATGTGCGATAAGAGTACAATTTACCAAATAAGTGAGAGAAGCTTCTGAAGCCTTTGAATAGCCTATGAATGCCGGTCGATATGTTGGGCTTTGATAGAGCCATCAAACTGAAGGAGCCATTCGCACTTTCATCGGGCAAGCTCCCTTCTTCCTCCTGGTCTCGATCTGTCGTTTCCTGATCAGTCCCTTCACAGATTTGAGCCTGAATGTTACTAAGCACGCAAACAACCAGGGGGTAGATTTGAATTCGATGCATTTGTGCGTGCCTGTGTGCTGTGTCCAGTGCAACGTGCAAATGCATTTTGCGTTCGCATtcagtgtgtgtgtgtgtgtgtgagagcgagagagagagagacttaatGGTGGTGAGCCACCATTCTTCGATTGCTGGTTATTCTGGTTAGCTACAGCGACACTTGATTCAGACATACAGCCGACGGCAAATGGGAGGAGGACAAGCCTTTCAATTCTGTCTCTCATTTCTTGATGAATCGCCTGACAACAGAACAGGAAGAAAATATGCCTCTCTCAGAGAGAGATCCCGGCCTAGGAAGAGGAAACAATACACAATGCCGATTGCCGAGGGCGTGTCTCTGGATGACACAATAGCATCAGATATACAGGAAGAGGCAGTACTTATATCGTCGGCATCTGGTAGAGAGGGCTAAAAGGAAAAACTTGCTGGTCAGCTTCCCAAAATGATGGATTCCTTGTGGACGAGCTGTTGTTAGTGTTGCTGTTGTTCAGTAAAAATCTTGCAGATGGGTAAAGATTAACAACTAATTGACGTGGATGAACAGTCCAGTCCAACCCCCACGTACACGTTAAATGGCTAAAACCATGGCTAAAGTACAACCTACTCATTCCAAATTCTGTTAAAACTTCAATCTTTCTGGTTTGGTGGGGGAACTCTTGCATACTCAAGAGTGCAAAGTGGGCTCCTACCCATCACTAACCTCGCTTGTGGAACAAGCCATACCCACCATTTTTCTTGATGTGGACTCTACACATCTCACGACAGATGCtcgtcaaacttttgaaacTCCTAATTGGTGCTGGTGGAGTAGACACGCAGTACCCGGTCATTGCTTGATTTCAAAGGAGCCAAAGAAAGCATCATGTGTATTAGGAACGCATGGACCTTCGCTTGAGGAGATATCCAAGAGAGTatccaagtccgagcccgttaatAAATCCAGTTTAAtcaacattcactcaaaagtttaagtcaatgagttaagaGAGTTACGAGCCAACCAGGACATATTAACTGCTGAACACAATATTAATTCTTCGATGTGAGACTTTTTTAACATGACTCACACGTGTATCTCAATAATGGGACATGTGAGCCTCTTGTATTTGTAATATAGGAACAGACACTCGCACAGACAGATTGGTTGTGGCCTTCTCTCTTTAGAGCAAAAAATCAGACGAGCCTTTCTCAGAAGAAAGGTGGATACTTTGTCTGCTCGAACGTCGTTTTCTCGTCTCATGTCTTGGCTCCCTGTCTTACATAGATCAACTCGCCAAAGACATGTAACGATGACAACAACTACGACAATCGATGATTACTAATTAGTAGACAATGACGAGCTTTGGCGGGCTGCTGTCGTCGCATAACAATATTCGCTTTACAGTACGACAGTTGTAGTTGAGGAATGTGGATATAGAGGTGCATGATACTCAGTTGGCCCCTTTGAGTGGCAAATACTCCATCTTCTTGGTGGGAGGGCAATCACTTCATTACAATCTGATGACACTTACACCTACCGATTGCAAGACTCTGTAAGTTCCATATGTTTTgcgacaaattaaaaattttgcgAAGTACAGTAGGTCAGAGAATTTTCCGACGTGTTAACTTATCTTAAAAGTGTCGAACTTCCGGAAAATAGAGAGCAGGTCGTTCCTGCTTTCCTAAATATATAGATAAAACTTCTTGTTCACTCAGCAAAAGGAAGTATCACAGACTCTCAGATTGGCTGAAATTCAACATGGTAATCTGTTTGGAATACCAATTCCATTGCAATTCTTTATCTTATGATTACCTTCTTATCCTGGTCTGTTGGCGAGACCATCGAATTTTTACGTCCGAGGAAAATGACGCTGAAAATACATCGAACGATGTCAAAATGAAGAATGTCATTTGGAATTGGAATTGAATACACAAGACTGATTCTACTCCAAATAGTTACTTCGAGTGATTCTGCTCCAACATTCATTTTGAGCTACTCAACTATAGATGCGTTGGATTCCAGTGAAATTAGACTTCCAAGGCAGAACATAAAACGAGGTTCTCAGTTGCAATCAACTCGAGATGAATCAAGCTCTCAGAAGAAAATGCCTGATGAAGAGGGGTTCCAAAACTGCAACTTCATCTCTCAAGCATAACTAGGCAAAAAAACGCAAGCAGTTCGTGCTAGGCAACGGCAATTTAGGTCCTGCTGAGGTagtctttcattctttttttggaaTACACGAGGAACATGTTCGACGCAGCCAAAACTTTTACGCCGTGGAAGGTACAAttcaaaatagagaaagaaggagaatCAAAACCAGAAGCCTTTTAACATGGGCTAAAATTGTACAAAAGAGTACTGAAAAATCTGATTATCATCAGTTAATATCAACTTTCGCAGAGAAAATGAGGAAGCATGGGCTTTTCAGAGCCCGCAAAGAATCATGTTAGCCTACAATATCACCTATAAGGGAGGGTAAAAATATGAAGACAAGGAAAAACCAAGAAAGAGAAGGCCACCGATGGTCGCGACTGTCCGCTGTGAGATCTTGGATGCTAACATGCTTCCACCCACCACTGCAACTGATGTACACATGGTGTGTCCTATTGTCGCCCCGACGGCCACTCCCACGGCATTCTTGTGTGTAGCCAGCTGCAACAAGAAGATAGCTCAACACTCCACTAGAACTCAGATAAACGTAAAATGGTGAATATTGTTAAGATATATCCAAACAAATGCATGCAGGATGAATGGCCATGTGCCCACAAGATTCTGTCTTATAAAGCATAAAGAAGCTAAGATTTGTGTGCTAAATTCCACTGCTGATCAAGCAAACATCGTGAAAACGGAGAACTACACATGATTAATggcattttcctcattttttcagCAACCAATAGCTCAATATAAAAGATTCAACGCACCACACATGAGGACAACTGACATGCCATAATGAGGTAAACTAAGGCAATCAAGGTGAGATAATATGAAAAGACAAGAATACCTATAGCTTAGACATGTCTAAAACAAATAAGCTTGCCAGCAAAGAATAGGGTAAACAAAGAACACTGAAACTAAATCAAAACCAAGCTTTTTGAAAAACTCAGAAAGTTTCCAAAGAGATTCCAACGAAAGAAAGCAAAATCAAGGAATTtgctaaaaagttcaaaatacaGGCCCACAGAGAGTAGGAAGACTATAGTGAGGAAAAGTATCTTACAGCGATTGTAGCGATTTGGCTACGATCTCCCCATTCTgctaaaaaagtcaaaataaagGACTGTATAGGAGTAACAACATCGTTAGTTGCAGGAATTGCATAACAATTGGAAAAAATTCTGTAAAACAAGCTAGGAAACTGAATGTTGCAACAGCATATAAAGATAATCAGATCTTAGCAGAAGTCAGATGGAACAGATAGTCCAAATAAGGCACACCTCTAGAAAGATGGGCGTACAAAATCTTGAAAAGAAGCGGCGGAAGGTTGTCTTCCCTTGTCCAGTCTCTAGTTTCTCTTCAACCTGCATATATCAAATATAGAACGCATAAAATTCTCAATTGGTAGCAGCCAAGGGAAAATAGTTCATAATAAATGCTTCGgtatttaaatgaaaaaagacAAGTGGAAATAGGAAAACTTCCACAATCCTTGCAAGTGTAACTACTGGACATTAAAGAACATAACACATTGCAAATATTgggccaataaaaaaaaaaggcacagtAAACTAGGTGGTCCGTAAAAGCACCAAATTAATCAGTCTATCCAAAGTCAGCTTCATGGCAACAAATTCGGGTCATTAATAATGGCTCCATGCAACACTATTAAAATCACAAAGAAACATCCCTTCAAGCAATTTAATTTCAACCAACCATATGGCAGAAACAGAAGGTCACAATCTAGACAAATTGGATTCTAGAGGAACAATAACATAGTTTGGGAAAGGGTTACTGACGAACATACCtcctccatttctttcttttgagaTGACTTTGAATCCGACTTCCATGCTATATAAAGTAATCGCAACCCAAAAAATAGGTAGAGAACTGAAATGGAAGAGAAAGTTAATTCATCAAACAACTGGCTTCCAAGATATGCTGTTCTCGCGAAATACAACCTATCAAAATGCCACAGAGGAATAGTGAAAGGATATCAACATCAACAACACctttattccaaactagttGGG contains:
- the LOC115740108 gene encoding protein METHYLENE BLUE SENSITIVITY 1-like, encoding MTGKAKPKKHTAKEIAAKVDAATTNRGGGKAGLADRSGIEKGGHAKYECPNCKTTCPDVKSMQIHHDARHPKIPFDESKLINLHASLNGDTSKTRPGIRGSHKK
- the LOC115740105 gene encoding CRIB domain-containing protein RIC4 isoform X1; the encoded protein is MRDRIERLVLLPFAVGCMSESSVAVANQNNQQSKNGGSPPLRTDQETTDRDQEEEGSLPDESANGSFSLMALSKPNISTGIHRLFKGFRSFSHLFVYKEEDMEGEEMEIEIGLPTDVKHVTHIGWDGCAALDPIKGWDRLVPPDHEPLHSPDQHDLLFPSSADACLAQPEHSRSTA
- the LOC115740105 gene encoding CRIB domain-containing protein RIC4 isoform X2; the protein is MRDRIERLVLLPFAVGCMSESSVAVANQNNQQSKNGGSPPLRTDQETTDRDQEEEGSLPDESANGSFSLMALSKPNISTGIHRLFKGFRSFSHLFDKEEDMEGEEMEIEIGLPTDVKHVTHIGWDGCAALDPIKGWDRLVPPDHEPLHSPDQHDLLFPSSADACLAQPEHSRSTA